The Onychomys torridus chromosome 4, mOncTor1.1, whole genome shotgun sequence genome includes a window with the following:
- the LOC118582866 gene encoding olfactory receptor 5M10-like, with product MTSLNHTARMDFILVGLTDSPVLGRILFVVFLLIFVITLAGNLCMIMLIRTNSHLQTPMYFFLGHLSFVDICYSSNVTPNMLHGFISDRKTISYAGCFTQCLLFIALVITEFYILASMALDRYVAICSPLHYNTRMSKNVCVSLVTFPYIFGFLNGLSQTLLTFHLSFCGSHEINHFYCADPPLIMLACSDTHVKKMAMFVVAGFTLSSSLTVILLSYLCIFAAILRIRSAEGRQKAFSTCGSHMTTVTIFYGTLFCMYLRPPSEKSVEESKVIAVFYTFLSPMLNPLIYSLRNKDVINAMKQVIKGKLFQ from the coding sequence ATGACCTCCCTAAACCACACTGCCAGGATGGATTTCATTCTTGTGGGACTCACAGACAGCCCAGTGTTGGGGAGGATCCTCTTTGTGGTGTTTCTGCTCATCTTTGTCATCACACTGGCAGGAAATCTGTGCATGATTATGCTGATCAGGACCAATTCCCACCTGCAGAcgcccatgtacttcttccttgggCACCTCTCCTTTGTAGACATTTGCTATTCTTCCAATGTTACTCCCAACATGCTGCATGGTTTCATCTCTGACCGGAAGACAATCTCCTATGCTGGATGCTTCACCCAGTGTCTTCTCTTCATTGCTCTGGTGATTACTGAGTTTTATATCCTTGCTTCAATGGCGCtggaccgctatgtggccatttgCAGCCCTCTGCATTACAATACCAGGATGTCCAAGAATGTCTGTGTCTCTCTAGTCACGTTCCcttacatttttggcttcctgAATGGGCTCTCTCAGACTCTGCTCACtttccatttgtctttctgtggctCTCATGAAATCAACCACTTCTACTGTGCAGACCCTCCACTCATCATGCTGGCTTGCTCTGACACTCATGTCAAAAAGATGGCCATGTTTGTGGTAGCTGGCTTTACTCTCTCAAGCTCTCTCACTGTCATTCTCCTGTCTTATCTTTGCATTTTTGCAGCTATCTTGAGGATCCGTTCTGCTGAAGGAAGGCAAAAAGCTTTTTCTACATGTGGTTCCCACATGACAACAGTCACCATATTTTATGGAACCCTTTTCTGCATGTACTTAAGACCTCCATCAGAGAAGTCTGTAGAGGAGTCCAAAGTAATTGCTGTTTTTTACACCTTTTTGAGCCCAATGTTGAACCCCTTGATCTATAGCCTAAGGAACAAAGATGTCATCAATGCCATGAAACAGGTGATTAAAGGAAAGCTCTTTCAATAA
- the LOC118583011 gene encoding olfactory receptor 1030-like: MKVYSDTKHNGTEATEFILLGLSTRPELQPILFMVFLIIYLITLTGNFGMILLIRFTPRLQTPMYFFLTHLACVNIFYSTNVSPQMLINFLSEKKTISYIGCLAQCFVFVTLLLTEYYMLGAMAYDRYMAICNPLHYSTKMSRPVCICLVTFPYFWGSMVGTMQVILTSRLSFCGPNTINHFYCADPPLLMLTCSDTYIKQTALFVSAGINLTGSLLIILISYIFIFITIMRIRSSEGQQKAFSTCGSHLTAITMFYGSLFCMYLRPANERSVEQGKIVAVFCIFVSPMMNPFIYSLRNKDVKQALRRIFIRNL, encoded by the coding sequence ATGAAGGtgtactcagacacaaagcacaATGGCACTGAGGCCACTGAGTTCATTCTTCTGGGACTTAGCACCCGACCAGAACTGCAGCCGATTCTCTTCATGGTGTTTCTCATAATTTACCTCATCACACTGACAGGGAACTTTGGCATGATCTTATTAATCAGGTTTACTCCCCGGCTGCAAACCCCCATGTATTTTTTCCTGACCCACTTGGCATGTGTGAACATTTTTTATTCCACCAATGTCTCTCCTCAGATGCTCATCAACTTTCTGTCTGAGAAGAAAACCATTTCTTACATTGGGTGTCTGGCTCAGTGCTTTGTTTTTGTCACTCTGCTCTTAACTGAATATTACATGCTTGGTGCCATGGCCTATGACAGGTACATGGCAATTTGCAACCCTCTGCATTATAGTACAAAAATGTCCAGGCCAGTTTGCATTTGCCTTGTCACTTTTCCCTACTTCTGGGGTTCTATGGTGGGCACAATGCAGGTGATATTGACCTCACGTCTATCCTTTTGTGGACCCAACACCATCAACCATTTCTACTGTGCTGACCCGCCCCTCTTGATGTTAACATGTTCAGACACTTATATCAAGCAAACTGCACTGTTTGTGTCAGCTGGGATTAATCTCACAGGTTCCCTCCTCATCATTCTCATCTCCTACATTTTTATCTTCATCACCATCATGAGGATCCGTTCCAGTGAAGGGCAGCAAAAGGCTTTCTccacatgtggctcacacctGACAGCCATCACTATGTTCTATGGTTCCCTCTTCTGCATGTACCTGAGACCAGCAAATGAGAGGTCTGTTGAGCAAGGCAAGATTGTGGcggtgttttgtatttttgtgagtCCCATGATGAATCCATTTATTTACAGCCTGAGGAACAAAGATGTGAAGCAGGCTCTAAGAAGGATATTCATAAGAAACCTCTGA
- the LOC118581770 gene encoding olfactory receptor 1030-like — protein sequence MASLLVFPMSNLDFCSSNVAPVIEYQKEIKAESGLKCNLAFITLYTNWTIDFEKKINPNILNTEQAFHKLELSQLHTPMYFFLSHLSFVDLCYATNVTPQMLVNFLSKRKNISFIGCFIQFHFFIALVITDYYMLTVMAYDRYMAICKPLLYTSKMSRGVCLSLVTATYIYGFANGLAQTILMLRLTFCGPNEINHFYCADPPLMVLACSDTYVKETAIFVVAGSNLTCSLTIILISYIFIFTAILQIRSAEGRRKAFSTCGSHLVAVTVFYGTLFCMYLRPPSEKSVEQGKIVAVFYIFVSPMLNPLIYSLRNKDVKKAIRKVVHKEVFMK from the exons ATGGCTTCACTCTTGGTGTTTCCAATGAGTAACTTGGACTTCTGCTCTTCAAATGTAGCTCCTGTCATAG aataccagaaagaaattaaagctgAATCTGGATTAAAATGTAACCTAGCTTTCATCACT CTTTATACTAACTGGActattgattttgaaaaaaaaatcaatcccaACATTTTAAATACTGAACAAGCTTTTCATAAACTGGAATTATCTCAGCtccacactcccatgtacttcttcctcagccACCTCTCCTTTGTAGATCTCTGTTATGCCACCAATGTTACTCCTCAGATGTTGGTTAACTTTTTATCAAAGAGgaaaaacatttctttcattgGCTGCTTCATACAGTTCCACTTTTTTATTGCTTTGGTGATCACAGATTATTATATGCTCACAGTGATGGCTTACGACCGCTACATGGCCATCTGCAAACCTTTGCTATACACTAGCAAAATGTCCAgaggtgtctgtctctctcttgtaaCTGCCACATACATTTATGGCTTTGCAAATGGTCTGGCACAGACAATCCTAATGCTTCGTTTAACTTTCTGTGGACCCAACGAGATCAATCACTTCTACTGTGCAGACCCCCCTCTCATGGTCCTTGCTTGCTCAGACACCTATGTAAAAGAAACTGCCATATTTGTGGTGGCTGGATCCAACCTCACCTGTTCTCTCACCATCATCCTCATCTCTTACATTTTCATCTTCACAGCCATCCTGCAAATCCGTTCTGCAGAGGGGAGACGCAAGGCCTTCTCTACTTGTGGGTCTCATTTGGTAGCTGTCACTGTTTTTTATGGGACTTTGTTTTGTATGTACCTCAGGCCTCCATCTGAGAAGTCTGTAGAGCAAGGGAAAATTGTAGCTGTCTTTTATATCTTTGTAAGTCCAATGTTAAACCCTTTGATCTATAGCCTGAGAAACAAAGATGTGAAAAAAGCAATCAGGAAAGTTGTCCATAAGGAAGTGTTCATGAAGTAA